One region of Triticum aestivum cultivar Chinese Spring chromosome 6B, IWGSC CS RefSeq v2.1, whole genome shotgun sequence genomic DNA includes:
- the LOC123139438 gene encoding uncharacterized protein: MKLPGGATRAWLIDFLRRLFSALRQRAFWAVTAGGNKEAKKRRRRRRNRAAAEAVLIHPEPIATEDLMTPLGTLAATDVALLPPAPLAAEAEGLTPTRGALSPTSTIVLDGAPLSSEDPTPPDGFLRATSDATLHSAAAVPTGPASSVPATGGKLEDDGGFTLVVGRKRKRGNAQATLGPVAPPPAPRHGPPRGWFRHHARPAPPPPSRRIPPAIRVSPPATASGPASSPAPAATASGPAASPSSIIPQELDDMAKERSLHLQFREEMSKLKGNKLYCLICYLERRQKLVTMQNHKADINHHNSASHKGRLVDCPSKGCLLVASNRHDIGIHAICCHPHTLAALRVFMCIRMNPIIESLAAQRQRVVSDPPPPPLPLTGIRPRPALRPHPLSAASARQGRPEAALAGDCIAATPPRPGARRPPAAPPQPRRPPIARGGAAQPRDQQAAETTKLVIEELDGAHFAILADESSDVYQNEQLVVCLRYVDKKGRAVVRFLGLSHVKDTTSLTLKAAIEQMLMKYNLTFAMLTLVAVAKESGDCTWFFQQLAQLLNALGMSCKKMRMLRIAQAEELIDALELEKVETGRG, from the exons ATGAAGCTTCCCGGAGGCGCGACGCGCGCTTGGCTGATCGATTTCCTGCGCCGTCTGTTCTCTGCCCTGCGCCAGAGAGCGTTCTGGGCGGTGACGGCGGGGGGAAACAAAGAAGCCAAGAAACGGCGGCGCCGACGACGCAACCGCGCCGCCGCCGAAGCAGTCCTCATCCACCCCGAGCCTATCGCCACAGAGGACCTAATGACGCCACTCGGCACCCTCGCAGCCACCGACGTGGCGCTCCTCCCTCCCGCGCCTCTCGCCgccgaggccgagggcctcacGCCGACACGCGGCGCCCTCTCCCCCACCAGCACCATCGTGCTCGACGGGGCGCCGCTCTCGTCCGAGGACCCTACCCCACCGGACGGCTTCCTCCGGGCCACCAGTGACGCCACCCTCCACTCGGCGGCTGCCGTCCCCACGGGCCCCGCGTCGTCGGTCCCAGCCACCGGCGGGAAGCTGGAAGATGACGGTGGATTTACCCTAGTCGTGGGCAGGAAGAGGAAGCGGGGGAATGCCCAGGCCACCCTCGGCCCTGTTGCCCCGCCACCTGCTCCGCGCCATGGTCCGCCGAGGGGCTGGTTTCGGCACCATgctcgccccgctcctcctcctccgagccGCCGTATTCCGCCCGCAATCCGGGTGAGCCCTCCTGCCACGGCCAGCGGGCCAGCCTCGTCTCCTGCACCTGCTGCCACGGCCAGCGGCCCTGCTGCGTCCCCTTCTTCCATCATCCCTCAG GAACTGGACGACATGGCAAAGGAGCGATCCCTTCACTTACAGTTCCGGGAGGAGATGTCAAAGCTGAAAGGCAACAAGTTATATTGTCTGATATGTTATTTGGAGCGTCGCCAAAAACTAGTGACTATGCAGAATCATAAGGCTGACATCAACCATCACAATAGTGCATCTCACAAGGGGCGTCTTGTGGATTGTCCAAGTAAGGGCTGCCTTTTGGTGGCAAGTAACAGACACGACATTGGCATTCATGCCATTTGTTGCCACCCTCACACACTGGCGGCGCTGAGGGTATTCATGTGTATTCGTATGAATCCCATTATTGAGT CCCTAGCCGCCCAGCGACAGCGAGTCGtcagcgacccccccccccccccgctcccgcTCACCGGCATCCGCCCCCGCCCCGCCCTCAGGCCTCATCCGCTCAGCGCCGCCAGTGCTCGCCAGGGTCGACCGGAGGCTGCGCTGGCCGGGGACTGCATCGCCGCGACGCCGCCTCGCCCCGGCGctcgccggccgccggccgccccgccccagCCCCGTCGGCCGCCCATCGCCCGCGGCGGCGCCGCCCAGCCCAGGGACCAGCAGGCGGCG GAGACTACAAAATTAGTCATTGAAGAACTTGATGGTGCCCACTTTGCAATACTTGCAGATGAGTCTAGTGATGTGTATCAGAATGAACAGTTGGTAGTTTGCTTGCGTTATGTTGATAAGAAAGGAAGGGCCGTTGTAAGATTTCTTGGTCTTTCTCATGTTAAAGATACTACCTCTTTGACACTTAAAGCTGCAATTGAGCAAATGCTTATGAAGTACAATTTGACCTTTGCAATG TTAACTCTTGTTGCTGTTGCTAAAGAGAGTGGTGATTGTACTTGGTTCTTTCAACAACTTGCACAGTTGttaaatgctcttggcatgtcttgTAAAAAGATGAGAATGCTTCGTATAGCTCAGGCTGAGGAACTCATTGATGCATTGGAATTGGAAAAAGTAGAAACGGGGAGGGGCTGA